A window of Gammaproteobacteria bacterium contains these coding sequences:
- the yajC gene encoding preprotein translocase subunit YajC — MSFFIHDAMAQSGAPAGQAPAGGGLSFLIMIVIFFALMYFMLIRPQQKRAKEHRQMVEGLSKGDEIATNGGLVGKITNVGDNFLTLEIGTGVEIKVQRQAVAQVLPKGTLKSQ, encoded by the coding sequence ATGAGCTTCTTCATTCACGACGCGATGGCCCAGAGCGGAGCACCCGCCGGCCAAGCCCCCGCCGGGGGCGGTCTGTCTTTCCTGATCATGATCGTCATCTTCTTTGCGCTCATGTATTTCATGCTGATTCGGCCTCAGCAGAAGCGCGCCAAAGAGCATCGGCAGATGGTCGAGGGCCTTTCCAAGGGCGACGAGATCGCGACGAACGGCGGCCTGGTCGGCAAGATCACCAACGTCGGCGACAACTTCCTGACCCTCGAGATCGGCACCGGCGTCGAGATCAAGGTTCAACGGCAGGCCGTTGCGCAGGTCCTGCCCAAGGGTACCCTCAAATCACAATAA
- the secD gene encoding protein translocase subunit SecD gives MNRYPLWKYLLILAVLVVGTVYALPNLYPEDPAIQVSPSGSSEVTEGTLQTVESVLKQQGYQYKSAKRRGDSLLVRFNDTETQLAAVDVIKAALGNGYVAAVNLAPSTPEWLRLFDAKPMYLGLDLRGGVYFLMEVDMQGVLKRSYQNYAGEFRSFLREKNIRYADVSDTQRGVVLKFRDAKSRDAAENALQSQYHSELAFSSAQTDSGFELTAAMSKQAQAQTERFAVDQNMTTLRKRVNELGVAEPVIQQQGVNRIVVQLPGVQDTARAKEILGATAALEFRLVDEQANPYDAVRSGEIPPGDKLYHERNGQPILLKNRVMLTGDYITDASSGLDQQSGTPAVFITLDGKGARLFSRATRENVKKLMAVVYIETKPEVKKVGDKLIKTTRKVEEVINVARIQEQLSKRFQITGLDNPREARNLALLLRAGALAAPMQIVEERTVGPSLGKDNIEQGFKSAVIGLILVVIFMALYYRVFGLIANLALVLNLVLIVAIMSMIQATLTLPGIAGITLTIGMAVDANVLIFERIREELRNGNSPQASIQAGYERAFGTIADSNITTLIAALILFIFGTGPVKGFAVTLSIGIATSMFTAIMGTRAVVNLIYGRRRVKSLAV, from the coding sequence ATGAATCGATATCCCCTGTGGAAGTATCTGCTGATCCTGGCCGTGTTGGTGGTCGGGACCGTCTACGCGCTACCCAACCTGTACCCGGAAGACCCGGCCATTCAGGTATCCCCCAGCGGCTCCAGCGAGGTCACTGAAGGCACGCTGCAGACCGTCGAGAGCGTGCTGAAGCAGCAGGGGTATCAGTACAAAAGCGCCAAGCGCCGCGGCGACAGCCTGCTGGTACGGTTCAACGACACCGAGACCCAGCTGGCGGCCGTGGACGTGATCAAGGCCGCTTTGGGCAACGGCTACGTGGCGGCCGTCAACCTGGCGCCATCGACGCCCGAGTGGCTGCGGCTGTTCGATGCGAAGCCCATGTATCTGGGTCTGGACCTGCGCGGCGGCGTTTACTTCCTGATGGAAGTGGACATGCAGGGCGTGCTCAAGCGCTCCTACCAGAATTACGCCGGGGAATTCCGCAGCTTCCTGCGTGAAAAGAACATCCGCTATGCCGATGTCAGCGATACGCAGCGCGGCGTGGTCCTGAAATTCCGCGACGCCAAGAGCCGGGATGCCGCGGAGAACGCGCTGCAATCGCAATACCACAGCGAGCTGGCTTTCAGCTCGGCGCAAACCGATAGCGGCTTCGAGCTGACGGCGGCCATGAGCAAGCAGGCCCAGGCGCAGACCGAGCGCTTTGCGGTGGACCAGAACATGACCACCCTGCGCAAGCGCGTCAACGAGCTGGGCGTGGCCGAACCGGTGATCCAGCAGCAGGGCGTCAATCGCATCGTCGTGCAGCTGCCCGGGGTGCAGGACACCGCGCGCGCCAAGGAGATCCTCGGCGCGACCGCCGCGCTGGAGTTCCGCCTCGTCGACGAACAGGCCAACCCCTACGACGCGGTGCGCAGCGGCGAGATCCCGCCCGGCGACAAGCTTTATCACGAGCGCAATGGCCAGCCGATCCTGCTCAAGAATCGCGTCATGCTCACCGGTGACTACATCACCGACGCCTCGTCCGGTCTGGACCAGCAGAGCGGCACCCCGGCGGTGTTCATCACCCTGGACGGCAAGGGCGCGCGGCTCTTCTCCCGCGCCACACGCGAGAACGTCAAAAAGCTCATGGCGGTGGTCTATATCGAGACCAAGCCGGAAGTGAAAAAGGTCGGCGACAAGCTGATCAAGACCACCCGCAAGGTGGAAGAGGTCATCAACGTCGCCCGCATCCAGGAGCAGCTCAGCAAACGCTTCCAGATCACCGGCCTGGACAATCCGCGCGAGGCGCGCAACCTGGCGCTGCTGCTGCGCGCCGGCGCACTGGCGGCCCCGATGCAGATCGTCGAGGAGCGTACCGTCGGACCGAGCCTGGGCAAGGACAACATCGAGCAGGGCTTCAAGTCCGCGGTAATCGGCCTGATCCTGGTGGTGATCTTCATGGCCCTGTATTACCGGGTCTTCGGCCTGATCGCCAACCTCGCCCTGGTGCTCAACCTGGTGTTGATCGTCGCCATCATGTCGATGATACAAGCGACCCTGACGCTGCCGGGTATCGCCGGTATCACCCTGACCATCGGTATGGCGGTGGACGCCAACGTGCTCATATTCGAGCGAATACGCGAGGAATTGCGCAACGGCAATTCGCCGCAGGCGAGTATCCAGGCCGGCTATGAGCGCGCCTTCGGCACCATCGCCGACTCGAATATCACCACGCTGATCGCGGCCCTGATCCTGTTCATCTTCGGTACCGGTCCGGTGAAGGGGTTCGCGGTGACCCTGTCGATCGGTATTGCCACCTCGATGTTCACGGCCATCATGGGCACGCGCGCGGTCGTCAACCTGATCTACGGCAGGCGGCGCGTGAAGTCGCTGGCGGTTTAA
- the iscR gene encoding Fe-S cluster assembly transcriptional regulator IscR, giving the protein MRLTTKGRYAVTAMLDLALHSAKGPVSLAEISSRQGISLSYLEQLFARLRRKGLVVSTRGPGGGYSLSREAGEIAIAEVITAVDENVDTTRCGGAADCQGHKQCLTHDLWSDLSAQIYNFLSGISLGELMARKGVQEVAARQEAQNNRHIPIESAHAEA; this is encoded by the coding sequence ATGCGACTGACAACCAAAGGCCGTTATGCCGTAACCGCGATGCTCGATTTGGCGTTGCACAGTGCCAAAGGGCCCGTTTCGCTGGCCGAGATTTCCTCCCGCCAGGGCATCTCGCTGTCCTATCTGGAGCAGCTGTTCGCCCGTCTGCGCCGCAAGGGCCTGGTGGTGAGCACCCGCGGACCGGGCGGCGGCTACAGCCTGAGCCGCGAAGCAGGCGAGATCGCCATCGCCGAGGTGATTACGGCGGTGGATGAAAACGTCGATACCACGCGCTGCGGGGGCGCCGCCGACTGTCAGGGCCACAAGCAGTGCCTGACGCATGACCTGTGGTCGGATCTGAGTGCGCAGATCTACAATTTCCTGTCCGGGATTTCCCTGGGCGAACTGATGGCCCGCAAGGGCGTTCAGGAGGTTGCTGCCCGTCAGGAAGCGCAGAACAATCGGCACATCCCTATCGAATCCGCGCACGCCGAAGCCTGA
- a CDS encoding inositol monophosphatase family protein, with product MHAMLNVAVKAARAAGNVITRHIDRVDNLTIRSKSANDFVSEVDHQAEDAIIRILKRAYPQHAILAEESGSQGDSEYTWIIDPLDGTTNFLYGIPQFATSIALAHRGRIEHAVIFDPLKNELFTASRGGGAQLNNRRMRVSQRKDLKGALLGTGIPFRETQNLDHYLETLRVLLPSTAGVRRAGSAALDLAYVAAGRFDGFWEYGLHSWDMAAGVLLVQEAGGMVAEPDGGENYLQSGNVVAAGPKVFKAMLEALKPLSR from the coding sequence ATGCATGCGATGTTAAACGTCGCGGTGAAAGCCGCGCGTGCGGCCGGGAATGTTATCACGCGTCATATCGACCGTGTCGACAACCTGACCATCCGGAGCAAGTCCGCCAACGATTTCGTGAGCGAGGTGGACCATCAGGCTGAGGACGCCATCATCCGCATCCTGAAACGCGCCTACCCACAGCACGCCATTCTCGCCGAGGAAAGCGGCAGCCAGGGCGACAGCGAATACACCTGGATCATCGATCCGCTCGACGGCACCACCAATTTCCTCTACGGCATTCCGCAGTTCGCCACCTCGATCGCCCTGGCGCATCGGGGGCGGATCGAACATGCCGTGATCTTCGACCCCCTCAAAAACGAACTCTTCACCGCCTCGCGCGGCGGCGGCGCCCAGTTGAACAACCGGCGCATGCGGGTCTCCCAGCGCAAGGACCTCAAGGGTGCGCTGCTCGGCACCGGCATCCCGTTCCGGGAAACCCAGAACCTGGATCACTACCTGGAGACCCTGCGCGTTCTGCTGCCAAGTACCGCGGGTGTACGGCGCGCGGGTTCCGCCGCGCTCGACCTCGCGTACGTGGCGGCCGGCCGCTTCGACGGCTTCTGGGAATACGGCCTGCACAGCTGGGATATGGCTGCCGGCGTGCTGCTGGTCCAGGAGGCCGGTGGCATGGTCGCGGAACCCGATGGCGGCGAGAATTACCTGCAAAGCGGCAATGTGGTCGCCGCCGGCCCCAAGGTCTTCAAGGCCATGCTGGAGGCGCTGAAACCCCTCTCCCGCTGA
- the cysE gene encoding serine O-acetyltransferase — protein MFTRIKEDIACVFERDPAARNVFEVVTTYPGLHALLMHRLAHWLWEAGLRWLARVTANVARWYTGIEIHPAASIGRRFFIDHGMGVVIGETAEIGDDCTLYHGVTLGGTSWEKGKRHPTLVGNVVIGAGAKVLGPITIGDGARIGSNAVVIKDVPDGATVVGIPGRVVRGAGAEAPSRESFAERLGFDAYGVTRNVPDPVSHAFNRLLDHVHALDRRVEETSHALRKMGVEVDDSRLPKIESELEDDDGEGQGKEDNT, from the coding sequence ATGTTCACCCGCATCAAGGAAGACATCGCCTGCGTCTTCGAGCGTGACCCCGCGGCCCGGAACGTTTTCGAGGTCGTCACGACCTATCCGGGCCTCCATGCGCTGCTGATGCACCGTCTGGCCCACTGGCTGTGGGAGGCCGGGCTGCGCTGGCTGGCCCGCGTCACTGCCAATGTGGCGCGCTGGTACACCGGGATCGAAATCCATCCGGCAGCCAGCATCGGCCGCCGTTTCTTTATCGATCACGGCATGGGCGTGGTGATCGGCGAGACCGCTGAGATCGGCGACGACTGCACTCTGTACCACGGCGTGACCCTGGGGGGCACCAGTTGGGAGAAGGGCAAGCGTCATCCCACCCTGGTGGGGAACGTGGTCATCGGGGCAGGGGCCAAGGTGCTCGGGCCCATTACCATCGGCGATGGCGCGCGTATCGGCTCGAATGCCGTCGTGATCAAGGATGTACCGGACGGGGCGACCGTGGTCGGTATTCCGGGCCGGGTGGTGCGCGGTGCCGGCGCCGAGGCGCCGAGCCGGGAATCGTTCGCCGAGCGCCTGGGTTTTGACGCCTACGGCGTGACCCGCAACGTGCCCGACCCGGTGTCGCACGCCTTCAACCGCCTGCTGGACCATGTTCACGCGCTGGACCGGCGGGTGGAGGAAACCTCGCATGCGCTGCGCAAGATGGGGGTCGAGGTGGATGACAGCCGACTTCCCAAGATCGAGTCGGAGCTTGAGGACGACGATGGAGAAGGTCAGGGCAAAGAGGACAATACTTGA
- a CDS encoding RNA methyltransferase, which translates to MNSTSETSPERLSRVRVVLIETSHPGNIGAAARALKTMGLGRLYLVRPVHYPHADATARASGADDVLAGAVVCDSLDAAIEGCTFVLGTSARPRSRVWPEQEPRTAAGQAVSEAAEGEVALLFGRERTGLSNEELDRCQLLTRIPANPDYSSLNLASAVQILAYECRRAALGFDGAGQDAEVPDLGEPLAPSEDIEGFYDHLQTVLGELGFLKTDTPEHLMRQLRRLYARTRLTRNEVNILRGILSAVQGRKLPQHNKK; encoded by the coding sequence ATGAATTCCACCAGCGAAACGTCCCCGGAACGGTTGTCCCGTGTCCGCGTGGTCCTGATAGAGACCTCCCACCCCGGCAATATCGGTGCGGCCGCCCGGGCCCTCAAAACCATGGGGCTGGGCCGGCTGTACCTGGTGCGACCGGTGCATTATCCCCATGCCGACGCCACGGCGCGGGCCTCCGGGGCGGACGACGTGCTGGCCGGGGCCGTGGTCTGCGATTCCCTGGATGCCGCCATTGAGGGCTGTACCTTCGTGCTCGGCACCAGCGCCCGGCCGCGCAGTCGGGTCTGGCCCGAGCAGGAGCCCCGTACGGCGGCCGGTCAGGCGGTGAGCGAGGCCGCCGAAGGCGAGGTGGCGCTGCTGTTCGGCCGGGAGCGTACCGGCCTCAGCAACGAGGAGCTCGACCGCTGTCAGTTGCTGACCCGGATTCCCGCCAATCCCGACTACAGCTCGCTGAATCTGGCCTCGGCGGTGCAGATCCTGGCCTATGAGTGCCGGCGTGCCGCGCTGGGATTCGATGGGGCCGGACAGGATGCGGAGGTGCCGGATCTGGGCGAACCGCTGGCGCCCAGCGAGGACATAGAGGGCTTTTACGACCATCTGCAGACCGTGCTGGGCGAGCTGGGATTTCTGAAAACGGATACGCCCGAACACCTTATGCGTCAGCTGCGGCGCCTGTATGCCCGTACCCGGCTGACCCGCAACGAGGTCAATATCCTGCGTGGCATCCTCTCCGCGGTTCAGGGCCGCAAGCTGCCTCAACACAACAAGAAGTAG
- a CDS encoding IscS subfamily cysteine desulfurase has translation MTDDLNLPIYLDYAATTPVDERVAERMWGYLTRSGEYGNPASRSHAFGWKAEEAVEAARAEIAALIGADAKEIVFTSGATESDNLALKGAAHFYQKKGKHLVTVKTEHKAVLDTCRQLEREGYEVTYLDPQPDGLVDLGALESALREDTVLVSVMHVNNEMGVIQDIAAIGELTRSRGILFHVDAAQSAGKVPIDLSQLNVDLLSLSGHKVYGPKGIGALYVRRKPRVRLEAQMHGGGHERGMRSGTLATHQIVGMGEAFRIAREEMGTEAERIRMLRNRLHAGLNDLEEVYLNGHPEHHVPGILNLSFNFVEGESLIMALKDIAVSSGSACTSASLEPSYVLRALGRDDELAHSSIRFSIGRYTTVEEIDYTIDHVRRAVLKLRELSPLWDMYKEGIDLKSVEWVAH, from the coding sequence ATGACCGACGACCTCAACCTACCGATTTACTTGGACTATGCGGCGACCACGCCGGTGGACGAACGGGTGGCGGAGCGGATGTGGGGCTACCTGACGCGCTCGGGTGAGTACGGCAACCCGGCCTCGCGCAGCCACGCCTTCGGCTGGAAGGCCGAGGAGGCGGTGGAAGCGGCGCGTGCCGAGATCGCGGCGCTGATCGGGGCCGACGCCAAGGAGATCGTATTCACCAGCGGAGCCACCGAGAGCGACAACCTGGCGCTCAAGGGGGCGGCCCACTTCTACCAGAAAAAGGGCAAGCACCTGGTCACCGTCAAGACCGAACACAAGGCAGTGCTCGACACCTGTCGCCAGCTCGAGCGCGAAGGCTATGAGGTTACCTACCTCGATCCTCAGCCCGACGGACTGGTCGACCTGGGGGCGCTGGAATCGGCGCTGCGTGAGGACACCGTGCTGGTGTCCGTGATGCACGTCAACAACGAGATGGGCGTCATCCAGGACATCGCCGCCATCGGCGAACTGACCCGTTCCCGCGGCATCCTGTTCCACGTCGACGCCGCGCAAAGCGCCGGCAAGGTGCCGATCGACCTGTCCCAGCTCAACGTCGACCTGCTGAGCCTGTCCGGGCACAAGGTCTATGGTCCCAAGGGTATCGGCGCTCTGTACGTGCGCCGCAAACCGCGCGTGCGCCTGGAAGCCCAGATGCACGGCGGCGGCCACGAACGCGGCATGCGCTCCGGCACCCTCGCCACCCACCAGATCGTCGGTATGGGCGAAGCCTTCCGCATCGCGCGCGAAGAAATGGGCACCGAAGCCGAACGCATCCGCATGCTGCGCAACCGCCTGCATGCCGGGCTGAACGACCTCGAAGAGGTCTACCTCAACGGCCACCCGGAGCATCACGTGCCCGGTATCCTCAACCTCAGCTTCAACTTCGTGGAAGGGGAAAGCCTGATCATGGCGCTCAAGGACATCGCCGTCTCCAGCGGCTCGGCCTGCACCTCGGCCAGCCTCGAGCCCAGCTACGTGCTGCGCGCCCTGGGGCGCGACGACGAACTGGCGCACAGCTCCATCCGCTTCAGCATCGGGCGCTACACCACGGTGGAAGAGATCGACTACACCATCGACCACGTGCGCCGCGCCGTGCTCAAGCTGCGCGAACTCTCCCCCCTGTGGGACATGTACAAAGAAGGCATCGACCTGAAAAGCGTCGAATGGGTGGCGCACTGA
- the secF gene encoding protein translocase subunit SecF: MFRINTHIDFMGKRYLWMSISVTLVLLSIVALAVRGLNFGIDFTGGTVIEIGYSKPAALDPIRKALDDAGFKDAKATHFGTAQDVLIRVAPQRDEERSKIGDRVFQTLQKQAKDETLTLRRVEFVGPSVGKELREDGGLALIYTIIAILIYVALRFEYRFAVGAVVALVHDVTITLGVFAVTHLEFDLTVLAALLALIGYSLNDTIVVFDRVRENFRRRRKGTPLEITNEAINQTLSRTIITSLTVVLVLVSMFFLGGSVIHDFALALLVGVVVGTYSSIYIASALALVMGVSKKDLMPVKKEGADLDGRP, from the coding sequence ATGTTCCGTATCAACACGCACATCGACTTCATGGGTAAGCGTTACCTGTGGATGTCGATTTCAGTCACTCTCGTCCTGCTGTCCATCGTCGCCCTCGCGGTGCGCGGCCTGAACTTCGGTATCGATTTCACCGGCGGGACGGTGATCGAGATCGGCTACAGCAAGCCGGCCGCGCTCGATCCCATCCGCAAAGCATTGGATGACGCGGGTTTCAAGGATGCCAAGGCCACTCACTTCGGAACCGCTCAGGATGTGCTGATCCGCGTGGCGCCGCAACGCGATGAGGAGCGCTCCAAGATCGGCGACCGGGTGTTCCAGACCCTTCAGAAACAGGCGAAGGATGAGACCCTGACGCTGCGCCGCGTGGAGTTCGTGGGGCCGAGCGTAGGCAAGGAGTTGCGCGAGGACGGCGGACTGGCGCTGATCTACACCATTATCGCCATCCTGATCTATGTCGCGTTGCGTTTCGAATATCGCTTTGCGGTCGGCGCGGTGGTCGCGCTGGTGCACGATGTGACGATCACGCTGGGCGTGTTCGCCGTCACGCATCTGGAATTCGATCTTACGGTGCTGGCGGCCCTGCTGGCCCTGATAGGTTATTCATTGAACGACACCATCGTGGTCTTCGACCGCGTGCGTGAAAACTTCCGCAGGCGCCGCAAGGGGACGCCGCTGGAAATCACCAACGAGGCGATCAATCAGACCCTGTCACGGACCATTATCACCTCGTTGACGGTGGTGCTGGTGCTGGTTTCGATGTTCTTCCTCGGCGGCAGCGTCATCCACGATTTCGCGCTCGCGCTGCTGGTCGGTGTCGTGGTCGGTACCTATTCCTCCATCTATATCGCCAGCGCGCTGGCGCTGGTGATGGGGGTCAGCAAGAAGGATCTCATGCCCGTGAAGAAAGAGGGGGCTGATCTCGATGGCCGGCCCTGA